Proteins encoded in a region of the Uloborus diversus isolate 005 chromosome 1, Udiv.v.3.1, whole genome shotgun sequence genome:
- the LOC129221585 gene encoding CDP-diacylglycerol--inositol 3-phosphatidyltransferase-like, with amino-acid sequence MAENIFLFVPNLIGYVRIILAIISFYFMPFDHIKATICYLLSGLLDAFDGYAARWLNQGTKFGALLDQLTDRCATMCLLVVLSCFYPKWMILFQISMIIDIASHWIHQQVSLMQGKTSHKFIDASANPVIKIYYTSRPVLFFMCAGNELFYSMLYLVYFTPGPTVFGMGLFYLILYISTPVAIVKSLIAVLQMAVACVNVSIIDTNERTIEFRKKE; translated from the exons GTTATGTGAGAATTATTCTTGCCATTATTTCATTCTACTTCATGCCATTTGACCACATAAAAGCCACCATTTGTTATTTGCTAAGTGGGCTACTAGATGCTTTTGATGGTTATGCAGCAAGATGGTTGAATCAAG gtACTAAATTTGGAGCTTTATTGGACCAACTTACCGATCGGTGTGCAACCATGTGCCTGCTTGTTGTTCTGTCCTGCTTTTATCCAAAATGGATGATTCTCTTTCAAATAAGTATGATAATTGATATTGCAAGCCATTGGATTCATCAGCAAGT ATCTTTGATGCAAGGAAAAACTAGCCATAAGTTTATTGATGCTTCAGCAAATccagtaataaaaatatattatacatCAAGG CCTGTCTTATTCTTTATGTGTGCTGGGAATGAATTGTTCTATAGTATGCTTTATCTGGTATATTTCACCCCTGGACCAACTG tttttggAATGGGTTTATTCTATCTCATTTTGTACATTTCTACTCCTGTGGCTATTGTGAAAAGCTTAATAGCTGTTCTCCAGATGGCTGTGGCTTGTGTTAATGTAAGCATAATCGATACCAATGAAAGGACCATCGAATTCAGAAAAAAGGAGTAA